A region of Streptomyces paludis DNA encodes the following proteins:
- a CDS encoding GNAT family N-acetyltransferase — protein MDTHYNETHDGTHIATHTATHTATRLAAPADLDAIAVLHAEARATYYRGHLPEDDFDGPAERARTREGWAGALTRQEQAREQGQQRERGAAVLCAEYGGALAGVAAYGLIDTVMTLTQLHVSPAHWRHGIGTALHTACVAAWRETGVKSARLEVFEPNLRARSFYERHGWYPDPDTPRHDTHLVLRLTVA, from the coding sequence ATGGACACGCACTACAACGAGACCCACGACGGCACCCACATCGCCACCCACACCGCCACCCACACCGCAACCCGGCTCGCGGCCCCCGCCGACCTGGACGCCATCGCCGTACTCCACGCCGAGGCCCGCGCCACGTACTACCGGGGCCATCTCCCGGAGGACGACTTCGACGGCCCGGCGGAGCGGGCGCGTACCCGCGAGGGCTGGGCGGGCGCCCTCACCCGGCAGGAACAGGCGCGGGAGCAGGGGCAGCAGCGGGAGCGGGGCGCGGCGGTGCTCTGCGCCGAGTACGGGGGCGCGCTCGCCGGCGTCGCCGCGTACGGCCTGATCGATACGGTGATGACGCTCACTCAGCTCCATGTCTCCCCCGCCCACTGGCGCCACGGCATCGGCACCGCCCTGCACACCGCGTGCGTCGCGGCCTGGCGGGAGACCGGGGTCAAGTCCGCCCGGCTGGAGGTCTTCGAGCCGAATCTGCGCGCCCGTTCCTTCTACGAGCGCCACGGCTGGTACCCGGACCCGGACACCCCGCGCCATGACACGCATCTGGTGCTGCGGCTGACGGTCGCTTGA
- a CDS encoding aldehyde dehydrogenase (NADP(+)), producing MAAAPVWSVDPRTGKPREEVAQEATTEEVDLAVRGAHAAVAALADRATRAALLRRAAELLDEAGPHVIEAADAETALGPVRLTGELARTTAQLRAFATVVDEGAFLDVYIDHADAGQTPPWPDLRRYKVPLGVVAVYAASNFPLAFSVPGGDTASALAAGCPVVVKAHPDHPATSELCASVLRRAAAEVGLPENVITLVHGFDAGVALVGHPLVTAAGFTGSVRGGRALFDAAAARPTPIPFHGELGSLNPVVITEAAAAERAEEIGAGLAGSMTLGVGQFCTKPGFVLAPAGETGDRLLKSLTAAVSDTAPGVLLDHRMRDAFVAGVAERVALPDVESPVTPGAGGEHTVSAGYVTVPAASLAAEGPHDLLLEECFGPVTVVARYSSADEITAVLSRLPGNLTATLHLAEAEGAGTAPGGAELLAALTPLAGRILVNGWPTGVAVAPAQHHGGPYPATTSTSTSVGATAIERWLRPVSYQSTPAALLPPELRDDNPQGLPRRFNGRQEN from the coding sequence GTGGCAGCAGCACCAGTCTGGAGTGTCGACCCCCGAACGGGAAAGCCTCGTGAGGAGGTCGCGCAGGAGGCCACGACCGAGGAAGTGGATCTCGCGGTACGGGGCGCCCACGCCGCCGTCGCCGCGCTCGCCGACCGCGCCACGCGCGCCGCGCTGCTGCGCCGGGCGGCCGAGCTGCTGGACGAGGCGGGTCCGCACGTCATCGAGGCGGCCGACGCCGAGACCGCGCTCGGCCCCGTCCGGCTCACCGGCGAACTCGCCCGTACGACAGCCCAGTTGAGGGCGTTCGCGACGGTCGTCGACGAGGGCGCGTTCCTCGACGTCTATATCGACCACGCCGACGCCGGACAGACCCCGCCCTGGCCCGACCTGCGCCGCTACAAGGTGCCGCTCGGTGTTGTCGCCGTCTACGCCGCGAGCAACTTCCCGCTCGCCTTCTCCGTCCCCGGCGGTGACACCGCGAGCGCGCTCGCGGCCGGCTGCCCGGTCGTCGTCAAGGCGCACCCCGACCACCCGGCCACCTCGGAACTGTGCGCCTCCGTGCTGCGCAGGGCCGCCGCCGAGGTCGGGCTGCCCGAGAACGTGATCACACTCGTGCACGGCTTCGACGCGGGCGTCGCCCTCGTCGGCCACCCGCTGGTGACCGCGGCCGGCTTCACCGGTTCGGTACGGGGCGGACGCGCCCTCTTCGACGCGGCTGCCGCCCGGCCCACGCCCATCCCCTTCCACGGCGAGCTGGGCTCCCTCAACCCGGTCGTCATCACCGAGGCCGCCGCCGCCGAGCGCGCCGAGGAGATCGGCGCGGGGCTGGCCGGCTCGATGACGCTGGGGGTCGGGCAGTTCTGCACCAAGCCCGGCTTCGTCCTCGCCCCCGCCGGTGAGACCGGCGACCGGCTGCTGAAGTCCCTGACGGCCGCCGTCAGCGACACCGCCCCCGGCGTGCTGCTCGACCACCGGATGCGGGACGCCTTCGTCGCGGGCGTCGCCGAGCGCGTCGCGCTGCCGGACGTCGAGTCCCCGGTCACCCCCGGCGCGGGCGGTGAACACACCGTCAGCGCGGGCTATGTCACGGTGCCCGCCGCGTCGCTGGCCGCCGAGGGCCCGCACGATCTGCTGCTGGAGGAGTGCTTCGGGCCGGTCACGGTCGTCGCGCGCTACTCCTCGGCGGACGAGATCACCGCCGTGCTCTCCCGGCTCCCCGGCAACCTCACCGCCACCCTCCACCTCGCCGAGGCGGAGGGCGCCGGCACCGCGCCCGGCGGCGCCGAACTGCTCGCCGCCCTGACCCCGCTCGCCGGCCGTATCCTCGTCAACGGCTGGCCGACCGGCGTCGCCGTGGCCCCCGCGCAGCACCACGGAGGCCCGTACCCGGCGACGACCTCCACCTCCACCTCGGTCGGCGCGACGGCGATCGAACGCTGGCTGCGCCCGGTCTCGTACCAGTCCACGCCCGCCGCCCTGCTCCCCCCGGAGCTGCGCGACGACAATCCCCAGGGCCTCCCGCGCCGCTTCAACGGCCGCCAGGAGAACTGA
- a CDS encoding FecCD family ABC transporter permease — MTITAPARPGGPRATTRVGPARLAYSLLAAVALLALAVLASVMFGSRTTSFGDVLDAVAGTADPYVTTVIESRYPRTALGLLAGVCLAVAGTLMQGVTRNPLADPGLLGINAGAAASVVAATAFFGASGRTDTMWWALPGALLAGVLVHAIGSAGASTSLVRLVLAGAVLSAVLMAFIQAVTLSRPKVFDSYRYWVVGALGGRDFDVFTAVLPFAATGLVLALLLGPGLNTLALGDDSATSLGANPALLRGGGLIAATLLSAAATAAVGPIAFVGLAVPHIVRALVGIDFRVQIVFSALVGPTLLLAADVVGRVVLRPQELMVGVVTAFVGAPALLFAVRRMRGNG, encoded by the coding sequence ATGACCATCACCGCACCGGCCCGGCCCGGCGGACCCCGCGCCACCACACGTGTGGGGCCCGCCCGGCTGGCGTACAGCCTGCTCGCCGCGGTGGCCCTGCTGGCGCTCGCCGTACTGGCGAGCGTCATGTTCGGCTCCAGGACCACCTCGTTCGGCGATGTCCTGGACGCCGTCGCCGGCACGGCCGACCCGTATGTCACCACCGTCATCGAGAGCCGCTACCCGAGGACCGCGCTCGGGCTGCTCGCCGGGGTCTGCCTCGCCGTCGCCGGGACGCTGATGCAGGGCGTCACCCGTAACCCCCTCGCGGATCCGGGGCTGCTCGGCATCAACGCGGGCGCGGCGGCGAGCGTCGTGGCCGCCACGGCCTTCTTCGGCGCGTCGGGCCGTACGGACACCATGTGGTGGGCGCTGCCGGGCGCGCTGCTCGCCGGGGTGCTGGTGCACGCCATCGGCTCGGCGGGCGCGAGCACGAGTCTCGTACGGCTTGTCCTCGCCGGAGCGGTCCTCTCCGCCGTCCTGATGGCCTTCATCCAGGCGGTCACCCTGAGCCGGCCGAAGGTCTTCGACAGCTACCGGTACTGGGTCGTCGGCGCGCTCGGCGGCCGGGACTTCGACGTGTTCACCGCCGTCCTGCCCTTCGCGGCCACCGGTCTCGTCCTCGCGCTGCTGCTCGGGCCGGGGCTCAACACGCTCGCCCTCGGCGACGACTCCGCCACCTCGCTGGGCGCCAACCCGGCCCTGCTGCGCGGCGGCGGGCTGATCGCGGCGACGCTGCTGAGCGCGGCGGCGACGGCGGCCGTCGGGCCCATCGCCTTCGTCGGGCTGGCCGTCCCGCATATCGTGCGGGCCCTGGTCGGTATCGACTTCCGGGTCCAGATCGTGTTCTCCGCGCTCGTGGGCCCGACGCTGCTGCTGGCGGCGGATGTCGTCGGCCGGGTGGTGCTGCGCCCGCAGGAGCTGATGGTCGGGGTGGTGACGGCGTTCGTCGGAGCGCCGGCGCTGCTCTTCGCCGTACGCAGGATGAGGGGGAACGGATGA
- a CDS encoding iron-siderophore ABC transporter substrate-binding protein yields MPTWFKRARRQTLAVPATAAALALVLGGCSSGSDETESTGSKSTKTEAGAFPVSIKSALGTAKITEQPERVVTLGQGSTETAIALGHTPVGIESYEWGSDKTGYLPWIHEAVEKNGEKLPTQFAGGEDIDFEAITELEPDVILAPWSGITQEQYDILADIAPTVAYPKLAWSTDWDEQIEIIAKALGAPDEAKTLTTKIEKQLADAAATRPQYKDVSFSYIYTTGPGTLGVFLPEEQRVSMVSSLGLTPDPVVKTFKETEGTASAIIGLENGEKLKDSDLIFTFYSDAKSKKEVEGQKLYAAIPAIKRGSVVAGTDNSFVTASSIINPLTVPWVIDRYLPMIDKAVATLDK; encoded by the coding sequence ATGCCAACCTGGTTCAAGCGCGCGCGCCGTCAGACCCTCGCCGTACCGGCCACCGCCGCCGCCCTGGCCCTGGTGCTCGGCGGCTGCTCGTCCGGCTCGGACGAGACGGAGTCCACCGGCTCGAAGTCGACGAAGACGGAGGCAGGCGCGTTCCCGGTCTCCATCAAGAGCGCGCTCGGCACGGCGAAGATCACCGAGCAGCCGGAGCGCGTCGTCACGCTGGGCCAGGGCTCCACAGAGACCGCCATCGCGCTCGGGCACACGCCCGTGGGCATCGAGAGCTACGAGTGGGGCAGCGACAAGACCGGCTATCTGCCCTGGATCCACGAGGCGGTGGAGAAGAACGGCGAGAAGCTGCCCACCCAGTTCGCGGGCGGCGAGGACATCGACTTCGAGGCCATCACCGAGCTGGAGCCCGATGTCATCCTCGCCCCCTGGTCGGGCATCACGCAGGAGCAGTACGACATCCTCGCCGACATCGCGCCCACGGTCGCCTACCCGAAGCTGGCGTGGAGCACGGACTGGGACGAGCAGATCGAGATCATCGCCAAGGCGCTCGGCGCGCCCGACGAGGCCAAGACGCTGACGACGAAGATCGAGAAGCAGCTCGCCGACGCCGCCGCCACCCGGCCGCAGTACAAGGACGTCTCGTTCTCGTACATCTACACGACGGGACCGGGCACGCTCGGGGTGTTCCTGCCGGAGGAGCAGCGCGTCTCGATGGTCAGCTCCCTCGGCCTCACACCCGACCCGGTGGTGAAGACGTTCAAGGAGACCGAGGGCACCGCCTCCGCCATCATCGGTCTGGAGAACGGCGAGAAGCTCAAGGACAGCGACCTGATCTTCACGTTCTACAGCGACGCCAAGAGCAAGAAGGAGGTCGAGGGACAGAAGCTGTACGCGGCGATCCCGGCCATCAAGCGCGGTTCCGTCGTCGCCGGTACGGACAACTCCTTCGTCACCGCGTCCTCGATCATCAACCCGCTGACCGTCCCGTGGGTCATCGACCGCTACCTGCCGATGATCGACAAGGCCGTCGCCACCCTCGACAAGTAA
- a CDS encoding IclR family transcriptional regulator — MAAAESGGAQVKSAVRTVELLEYFAGSPGMHSLATVQEAVGYPKSSLYMLLRTLVELGWVETDATGTRYGIGVRALLVGTSYIDGDEVVAAARPTLDRLSDDTSETIHLARLDGTNVVYLATRQSQHYLRPFTRVGRRLPAHSTSLGKALLASHTDDQVRALLPETLPALTEHTLTDREKLIAELAVIREQGFAVDREENTLGLRCFGVAIPYRTPARDAISCSVPVARLTPGHEQMIKDALFDARDRLTLATRRL; from the coding sequence ATGGCGGCTGCGGAGAGCGGCGGGGCCCAGGTCAAGTCCGCGGTGCGGACGGTGGAGCTGCTGGAGTACTTCGCGGGGAGCCCCGGGATGCACTCGCTGGCCACGGTCCAGGAGGCGGTCGGCTACCCCAAGTCCAGCCTCTACATGCTGCTGCGGACGCTGGTCGAGCTGGGCTGGGTCGAGACGGACGCGACGGGCACCCGCTACGGCATCGGCGTACGGGCGCTGCTGGTCGGCACCTCGTACATCGACGGGGACGAGGTGGTCGCCGCGGCCCGGCCCACCCTGGACCGGCTCTCGGACGACACCAGCGAGACCATCCACCTCGCGCGCCTCGACGGCACCAATGTCGTCTATCTCGCGACCCGCCAGTCACAGCACTATCTGCGCCCCTTCACCCGGGTCGGCCGTCGGCTGCCCGCGCACTCCACCTCCCTCGGCAAGGCGCTGCTCGCGTCGCACACCGACGACCAGGTGCGGGCGCTGCTGCCGGAGACCCTGCCCGCGCTGACCGAGCACACCCTCACGGACCGCGAGAAGCTCATCGCGGAGCTGGCGGTGATCCGGGAGCAGGGCTTCGCCGTGGACCGCGAGGAGAACACCCTCGGGCTGCGCTGCTTCGGTGTCGCGATCCCGTACCGCACCCCGGCGCGCGACGCGATCAGCTGCTCGGTGCCGGTGGCCCGGCTGACCCCGGGGCATGAACAGATGATCAAGGACGCGCTCTTCGACGCCCGCGACCGGCTCACCCTCGCGACCCGCCGCCTCTGA